One part of the Aspergillus fumigatus Af293 chromosome 7, whole genome shotgun sequence genome encodes these proteins:
- a CDS encoding cytochrome c oxidase assembly protein COX14, translating to MSRSAADATRFTATGPYASSKPGGAPYKLPSFMAESKKNAARGPGERPETPKEKVERLRAQARAARLAQSTSRVDQMIDVGRRFANKAHKVMVYSLITASGICGVLTVYSMVSLTLYNRRQRALWVERELQKLQDAKAAYASGSATPEQLELIKNEEIGEIMKRKKEEAKAQRPWNRAKEYLFGGLKQDETTSDLSSKVDGAADHKVGVLEALNAKAAEDSKSRTPSETATMPAQPGQLDVLAENVETAAKQSTRSWKSWLTGR from the exons ATGTCCAGATCCGCAGCCGACGCGACGCGATTCACAGCCACAGGGCCCTATGCCAGCTCCAAGCCCGGCGGGGCACCATACAAGCTCCCCAGCTTTATGGCAGAATCCAAGAAAAACGCAGCACGGGGACCCGGCGAAAGACCAGAGACTCCGAAGGAAAAAGTCGAGCGATTGCGAGCCCAGGCACGGGCGGCTCGGCTGGCCCAGTCAACCTCGCGCGTCGATCAGATGATTGATGTAGGGCGCAGATTCGCGAACAAGGCGCATAAGGTCATGGTCTACAGTTTGATCACCGCGTCCG GTATCTGCGGTGTCCTCACGGTTTATTCTATGGTTTCTTTGACACTATACAACCGTCGTCAGCGAGCGTTGTGGGTTGAAAGGGAATTGCAGAAGCTGCAAGATGCAAAGGCAGCTTATGCCAGCGGATCCGCAACACCAGAGCAACTCGAGTTAATCAAGAATGAGGAAATTGGCGAGATtatgaagcggaagaaggaggaggcgaaggcTCAGAGACCGTGGAACCGGGCCAAGGAATACCTGTTTGGCGGACTAAAGCAGGACGAGACCACTTCCGATCTATCGTCAAAGGTTGACGGAGCTGCTGATCACAAAGTGGGAGTGCTCGAGGCCCTCAACGCGAAGGCGGCGGAAGATTCTAAGTCGAGGACACCCTCCGAAACAGCGACAATGCCGGCACAGCCGGGACAGCTGGATGTTCTTGCTGAGAATGTGGAGACTGCTGCGAAGCAGTCAACACGAAGCTGGAAAAGCTGGCTTACTGGACGGTGA
- a CDS encoding 3-deoxy-7-phosphoheptulonate synthase — MPLVKTTEVNEDTRVLGYDPLLSPQFLQSEIPAPAHAIEAVRSGRNQAIEIIEQRDDRLLVVVGPCSIHDPATALEYATRLKELSQKLSSELCVIMRAYLEKPRTTVGWKGLINDPDIDETYNINKGLRVSRKLYADLTGMGMPIASEMLDTISPQYLADLISLGAIGARTTESQLHRELASGLSFPIGYKNGTDGNLTVAIDAIGAASHPHRFLGVTKQGLAAITKTSGNEHGFVILRGGNKGTNYDRESIKSAREALRAKKQREVVMVDCSHGNSKKDHRNQPLVAKEVADQLREGEDSIIGVMIESNINEGNQKVPPEGPSGLLKGVSITDACISWETTVTVLEDLADAVRTRRAVKASKSNGVSQ, encoded by the exons ATGCCCCTCGTAAAAACTACTGAGGTCAACGAGGACACTCGCG TCCTGGGATATGATCCACTGCTCTCCCCCCAGTTCCTTCAGTCCGAGATCCCTGCT CCTGCCCATGCGATTGAGGCAGTTCGATCTGGCCGTAACCAGGCCATTGAGATCATTGAACAACGCGATGACCGCCTCTTGGTTGTTGTAGGCCCATGCTCGATCCATGACCCCGCTACGGCGCTCGAGTATGCAACCCGGCTGAAGGAGCTCTCTCAAAAGCTTTCTTCAGAGCTCTGCGTGATTATGCGTGCCTACCTGGAGAAGCCCCGCACAACAGTTGGTTGGAAGGGTCTGATCAACGACCCGGATATTGACGAAACCTACAACATCAACAAGGGCTTGCGTGTCTCTCGTAAGCTCTATGCTGATCTTACTGGTATGGGGATGCCTATTGCTAGCGAGATGCTCGATACCATTTCCCCTCAATATCTTGCCGATCTCATCTCTCTTGGAGCTATTGGTGCCCGTACGACCGAATCGCAATTGCACCGTGAGCTGGCCTCTGGTCTGAGTTTTCCTATTGGCTACAAGAACGGTACGGATGGCAACCTCACTGTTGCTATCGACGCCATTGGAGCCGCCTCCCACCCCCACCGTTTCCTTGGTGTGACCAAGCAGGGCCTTGCTGCCATCACCAAGACGTCAGGCAATGAGCACGGCTTTGTGATTCTACGTGGTGGTAACAAGGGAACGAACTACGATCGAGAGAGCATTAAGAGCGCTCGTGAGGCCCTTCGGGCCAAGAAGCAGCGCGAGGTCGTCATGGTGGATTGCTCTCATGGAAACTCGAAGAAGGATCACCGCAATCAGCCTCTCGTTGCTAAGGAGGTGGCAGACCAGCTGCGTGAGGGCGAAGACTCCATTATTGGCGTCATGATTGAGTCAAACATCAACGAAGGCAACCAGAAAGTGCCCCCTGAGGGTCCCTCAGGACTTCTCAAAGGTGTCAGCATTACAGATGCTTGCATCAGCTGGGAAACAACTGTCACTGTGTTGGAGGACCTCGCTGATGCAGTCCGTACCAGAAGGGCTGTCAAAGCTTCTAAATCGAATGGTGTCTCGCAATAA
- a CDS encoding thiolase family protein — protein MASPVPRGLRQVLQKSPSDIVILSALRTPVTRAKKGGFKDTYPEELLSHVLKATLEANPNLDPALIDDVAIGSVLQELGGAKAGRMAQIHAGFPHSVPFHTINRQCSSGLAAITAIGNGIRAGALNVGVGGGMESMTRNYGSRAIPTVLWPELKESPSKDARDCIMPMGITSENVATRYGISRADQDAFAAESHKKASAAQNAGLFDTEIVPVKTLSFDPENPDAAPKEITVTKDDGIRHNISVEKMATLKPAFKADGTSTAGNSSQVSDGAAAALLMRRSTATELGLTASIQARWVATAVAGCAPDEMGVGPAVAIPKLLELVGMDVSDVGIWEINEAFASQALYSVRKLGIDETKVNPKGGAIAIGHPLGATGARQLATLLPELKRTGQDVGVVSMCIGTGMGMAALLLCLAFSILLSKPFHEFPQWEWIGCGAKTIF, from the exons ATGGCTTCTCCTGTTCCCCGAGGCCTGCGCCAGGTTCTCCAAAAGTCCCCTTCAGATATCGTCATTCTCTCCGCACTTCGTACACCAGTAACTCGTGCGAAGAAGGGAGGATTCAAGGATACCTATCCCGAAGAGCTTCTTTCTCACGTTCTCAAAGCGACTCTCGAGGCAAACCCAAATCTTGACCCAGctctgattgatgatgtcgcTATCGGCTCGGTCCTCCAGGAACTAGGCGGCGCCAAAGCAGGGCGCATGGCTCAGATCCACGCTGGCTTCCCGCACTCGGTGCCTTTCCACACAATCAACCGACAATGCTCGTCTGGCCTGGCCGCTATCACAGCCATTGGTAATGGGATTCGGGCAGGTGCACTGAACGTcggtgttggtggtggtATGGAGTCTATGACTCGGAACTACGGGTCCCGTGCCATCCCGACAGTTTTATGGCCTGAATTGAAAGAGTCTCCATCCAAGGATGCTAGAGACTGCATTATGCCCATGGGAATTACTTCTGAGAACGTCGCCACCCGGTACGGTATCTCGAGGGCGGACCAGGATGCGTTCGCAGCCGAGTCACACAAGAAGGCTTCAGCAGCCCAAAATGCTGGCCTGTTTGATACTGAAATAGTACCAGTCAAGACCCTTTCTTTTGACCCGGAGAATCCTGATGCGGCACCCAAGGAGATTACTGTGACAAAAGACGACGGTATTCGTCATAACATATCTGTTGAGAAGATGGCAACACTGAAGCCTGCCTTCAAGGCAGATGGCACTAGCACTGCTGGAAACAGCTCGCAGGTCAGCGATGGTGCCGCTGCTGCTTTGTTGATGCGCCGTTCTACCGCCACGGAGCTTGGCTTGACTGCTTCAATCCAGGCTCGCTGGGTTGCCACCGCTGTTGCTGGATGTGCTCCCGATGAGATGGGTGTGGGACCTGCAGTTGCCATACctaagcttcttgaacttgtcGGCATGGATGTTTCCGACGTCGGTATCTGGGAGATCAACGAGGCTTTTGCTTCTCAGGCTCTTTACTCTGTGCGCAAGCTTGGAATTGACGAGACCAAAGTTAACCCCAAGGGTGGTGCCATTGCGATTGGTCACCCCTTGGGTGCTACCGGTGCCAGGCAGCTCGCCACTTTGCTACCTGAGCTCAAACGCACTGGACAGGATGTTGGTGTAGTCAGTATGTGCATCGGAACTGGCATGGGTATGGCCG CCCTTTTGCTATGTTTAGCATTCTCAATCCTTCTGTCCAAACCATTTCATGAATTTCCCCAATGGGAATGGATTGGTTGTGGTGCCAAGACTATCTTCtaa
- a CDS encoding mitochondrial 54S ribosomal mL50 protein: protein MKLFKRWWTVNNFRNAPVMRQSLRLLGVPPLQGSRTLYICSICRQDVRPRPVLVRQFLRNASNATPLTERVRRKIWGTDNPPGLKDPYGGEGVLERKWKKQPEQQEEEPSRGSTEALETQSEDVISNTYEPATTWESLPRVGHLGKWSDLPPTEADVFNPFMLKKKLTKEGHLHLAAHQAAVEICLMHALKKPLTKICDVVEHEKPVFKLIWKCKIVPNAESQWGQSLVYPDDESKDVLVYIFEQIGGGADTTATPAEEEVQEDVETEEQGAVEDSISQAPTPPFFGYRSVRDKGFLSLSLNDPETKFAFLKRLSQLSGHYFPDPVMHSISTVKQAVEYLEGVVNPKPTKLADQLVNNPELQHLPNVKLFTKRQTALHKDEELGRKKIIESELRARGLIE from the exons ATGAAACTTTTCAAAAGGTGGTGGACAGTTAACAATTTCCGCAACGCCCCAGTCATGCGTCAATCACTGCGGTTATTGGGGGTGCCACCCCTCCAGGGCTCCAGAACTCTTTACATTTGTTCGATCTGTAGACAGGACGTGCGGCCGCGTCCCGTCCTTGTCCGTCAATTCCTGCGAAATGCCTCGAACGCAACACCACTCACTGAACGAGTGCGCCGCAAGATTTGGGGAACGGATAATCCGCCAGGCTTGAAAGATCCTTACGGAGGCGAAGGTGTTCTTGAGCGGAAATGGAAGAAACAGCCTGAACAACAAGAGGAAGAACCGTCTCGCGGGTCCACTGAAGCTCTGGAAACCCAGAGTGAGGATGTCATATCTAATACCTACGAGCCTGCAACAACATGGGAGAGTCTTCCTCGCGTTGGTCACCTGGGGAAGTGGTCGGACCTTCCCCCTACGGAAGCTGATGTGTTTAACCC TTTCATGCTCAAGAAGAAACTGACCAAGGAGGGCCACCTTCATTTGGCTGCTCACCAAGCCGCAGTCGAAATCTGCCTGATGCATGCCCTGAAGAAGCCACTCACTAAGATATGTGACGTCGTGGAACATGAAAAGCCCGTTTTCAAATTGATCTGGAAGTGCAAGATTGTCCCGAATGCAGAGAGCCAATGGGGCCAATCTTTGGTCTATCCGGACGACGAATCGAAGGATGTTCTCGTTTACATCTTCGAGCAGATTGGTGGGGGAGCCGATACGACTGCCACACcagccgaggaagaagtgCAAGAGGACGTTGAGACAGAGGAGCAAGGAGCCGTCGAAGATTCGATATCGCAGGCCCCCACCCCTCCATTCTTCGGTTACCGTAGTGTGCGGGATAAGGGATTCCTCTCCCTTTCATTGAATGATCCAGAGACTAAATTTGCT TTCCTAAAGAGACTGTCCCAACTGAGCGGTCACTATTTCCCGGATCCTGTCATGCATTCGATCTCCACGGTCAAGCAGGCCGTAGAATATCTCGAGGGAGTCGTCAATCCGAAACCTACCAAATTGGCCGATCAACTAGTCAACAACCCCGAGCTTCAGCACTTGCCTAACGTCAAGCTCTTTACCAAGCGCCAGACAGCGTTGCacaaggatgaggaattGGGTCggaagaagatcattgaATCTGAACTTCGCGCAAGAGGCCTCATTGAATAA
- a CDS encoding replication termination factor 2, with protein MGNDGGSIPTRRELVREAAKAPSTAQVKEAQREMQEHFWTTCPLSHKPLARPIVSDCVGNLYNKDAILEFLLPGDDAQGISSKADCEEILCGRVKGLRDVVELKFEVDTERGEHASNKHNKREAWICPVTAKQLGPSVKSVYLVPCGHVYSEEAIRQLRDDKCLQCNEPYAEDNVIPILPPKESEKQRLMARAQKLAEQGLTHSLKKAPGSKKRKKHANGDSAEIETTAEAESKSALASYSQKERPAASSRSNTSTPTPSASNGIKNASTALLTARVLEEENEKKRRRKMMGANENISSLFTKSSGDAKSTNSDFMTRGYTMPSKK; from the exons ATGGGTAACGATGGTGGCAG TATCCCAACCCGCCGCGAGCTCGTCAGAGAAGCCGCAAAAGCTCCCAGCACAGCGCAAGTGAAAGAGGCCCAACGTGAAATGCAAGAGCACTTTTGGACCACCTGTCCCTTATCGCATAAACCTTTAGCTCGACCTATTGTCTCCGACTGCGTCGGTAATCTATACAATAAGGATGCAATATTGGAATTCCTGCTTCCCGGCGACGACGCCCAGGGAATCAGCTCTAAAGCAGACTGCGAAGAGATCTTATGCGGGCGAGTTAAGGGACTTCGCGATGTCGTTGAGCTGAAGTTCGAAGTCGATACGGAGCGCGGCGAACATGCATCCAACAAGCATAATAAACGTGAAGCATGGATCTGTCCCGTCACTGCTAAGCAGCTCGGCCCGAGTGTGAAGTCGGTCTACCTTGTCCCATGCGGCCATGTTTATTCTGAAGAAGCTATTCGTCAACTTAGGGACGATAAGTGCCTACAG TGCAACGAGCCCTATGCCGAGGATAACGTCATCCCAATCCTTCCGCCGAAGGAATCAGAAAAACAACGACTGATGGCGAGGGCGCAAAAGCTAGCCGAGCAAGGGCTCACTCATTCTCTCAAAAAAGCGCCTGGCTCtaaaaagcgcaagaagcaTGCTAATGGAGATTCGGCTGAGATTGAAACCACTGCCGAAGCAGAGTCCAAGTCAGCCTTGGCTTCTTACTCACAGAAGGAACGGCCTGCAGCCTCGAGTCGAAGCAATACCTCGACTCCAACACCCAGTGCATCAAATGGTATCAAGAACGCCTCTACTGCGCTGCTAACCGCTCGAGttctggaagaggagaatgagaagaaaCGGCGTCGGAAAATGATGGGTGCGAACGAGAATATCAGTAGTCTTTTTACTAAAAGCTCCGGAGACGCCAAGTCCACCAACAGTGACTTTATGACGAGAGGCTACACAATGCCCTCTAAGAAATAA
- a CDS encoding GFA family protein produces MATDAMTRPISCLCGDAAQDVLLDSASDLSAFNLCHCIDCRAITGMLYSSYYFLQTPGPELDRLRKYQQSDCISRYFCRTCGAHVFARLEATGRTLVADGVLLEKPPPIRVIRHWKAEDTLDGGLSCFLAGDAKQTTSACWLDAEQDICNGHTEDNNNLEDQDHGVHRLQARCHCGGIEFYITPPDSDSAKPWSPWPDLIVPYHLTSPENFEDIKWWLRDGNTKYLVGTCACRSCRLASGFSIQSWAFIPRSNIISSDGKSLVYGAGTMQQYESRPGIYREFCNRCGATVFWHCQERPGVVDVSTGLLRARSGVKSEEWLEWATERVSFKEMALNREFIERLEEGLKNWGESKKDPNT; encoded by the coding sequence ATGGCTACGGACGCAATGACTCGCCCCATCTCGTGCCTGTGCGGTGATGCAGCGCAAGACGTTTTGCTTGACTCGGCTTCTGACCTTTCGGCATTCAATCTATGCCACTGCATCGACTGTCGGGCCATTACGGGCATGCTGTATTCCTCTTACTATTTCCTGCAGACTCCCGGTCCGGAGTTGGATCGTCTTCGAAAATACCAGCAGTCGGACTGTATCAGCCGCTATTTCTGTAGAACTTGCGGAGCCCATGTGTTCGCCCGGCTGGAAGCCACTGGCAGGACTTTGGTCGCAGACGGTGTACTATTGGAGAAACCCCCGCCGATTAGGGTTATACGGCATTGGAAAGCTGAAGATACCCTTGATGGCGGCTTGAGCTGTTTCTTGGCCGGAGACGCCAAACAAACAACATCAGCTTGCTGGTTAGACGCCGAGCAGGATATCTGTAACGGGCACACCGAGGACAACAACAACCTAGAGGATCAAGATCATGGCGTTCACCGGCTGCAAGCTCGATGTCACTGTGGGGGCATTGAATTCTATATTACACCGCCAGACTCGGACTCCGCCAAGCCATGGTCCCCGTGGCCAGATTTGATTGTTCCCTACCACCTGACATCTCCGGAGAATTTCGAAGACATCAAGTGGTGGCTGCGAGATGGGAATACCAAATATCTGGTAGGAACATGCGCCTGTCGATCATGTCGTCTGGCCAGTGGATTTTCCATCCAGTCCTGGGCTTTCATTCCCAGATCAAACATCATTTCTAGCGACGGAAAGTCCCTAGTCTATGGCGCAGGGACAATGCAGCAATATGAAAGTCGCCCCGGAATCTACCGAGAGTTCTGCAATCGCTGTGGCGCAACTGTGTTCTGGCACTGTCAAGAAAGGCCGGGGGTCGTAGATGTGAGCACAGGTCTTCTCCGAGCCAGAAGCGGTGTCAAATCCGAGGAATGGTTAGAATGGGCAACTGAGCGAGTGAGTTTCAAAGAAATGGCGTTGAACCGCGAGTTTATTGAACGGTTGGAAGAGGGCTTGAAGAATTGGGGAGAAAGCAAGAAAGATCCTAATACTTGA
- a CDS encoding putative topoisomerase family protein TRF4, whose translation MPPAFEFRGNDRRSHNNNNPRHEFTFRYARSGTAERPLLTTKRETTPEPILGATAGDEKPAMKFAPISSLSDSEEAEMDMSDDDKDDEASHPRKKRALGTNTAAAPTPAPVTAPKWSNPDPYTVLPPPDETLGKRVDVVKLIRKARITENAKQPAPADAVTTNEDFISFSGLIDEEEEARMKVSDNAPSGPKRLQGRDSAPGSRKRTHDDEIKGYSKKTGRPMVRFYDDGSIIDEWRARSQEDATPWMLLMEPSLHLGSRLHNEILSFYHWVKPMQYEQIVRADLITRLQVAFQSRYYGVQLRPFGSFASGLYLPTADIDLVLLSSNFMRNGIKTFGERKGQIYAFAAFLKNLEIAVPNSIETIAHARVPILKFVDKMTGLRVDLSFDNDSGLIANNTFQNWKSEYPAMPVIVAVVKQFLLLRGLNEVPTGGLGGFSITCLVTSLLQHLPHGHTAPNLGSILMDFFEFYGNNFDFENVGIRLNPPGYFNKRVYKGFQGNNDARLSIEDPNNPDNDVSGGTREIHLIFRSFSRAFQLLKERMVSSAVSGDTKASILQSIIAANYEEYTQQRAHLRAVFETHPRFAQYRRAPTPPPPPSESPPPPPADLAPLPPNLPAKPPSAKYSKAPPAPASKDSKGSKEKMTKMQRKQQASRERAARLRRLRPDIPAIPNSISNEQALSLGGYKTQSEMDRDLASREKETK comes from the exons ATGCCGCCAGCTTTCGAGTTTCGAGGCAACGACCGACGGTCGCACAATAACAATAATCCAAGACATGAGTTCACTTTCCGATATGCACGATCCGGGACGGCCGAACGACCGCTCTTGACTACCAAAAGAGAAACCACTCCAGAGCCCATCTTGGGCGCTACAGCAGGAGATGAAAAACCGGCCATGAAATTTGCGCCCATTTCAAGCCTCAGTGACAGCGAGGAAGCCGAGATGGACATGTCCGATGATGATAAGGACGACGAAGCTTCACATCCGCGTAAAAAGCGTGCGCTAGGAACAAATACTGCGGCTGCTCCTACTCCAGCACCAGTCACAGCTCCAAAATGGTCCAACCCAGATCCTTATACTGTCCTACCCCCGCCTGATGAGACGTTGGGGAAGAGGGTTGATGTCGTCAAGCTGATTCGCAAGGCGCGGATCACAGAGAATGCTAAGCAGCCAGCACCTGCGGATGCAGTGACGACCAACGAGGACTTTATATCATTTAGTGGCCTgatcgacgaagaagaagaagctagGATGAAGGTGTCAGACAATGCTCCTTCGGGACCGAAACGTCTGCAAGGAAGAGACTCTGCTCCCGGAAGCCGGAAGAGAAcgcatgatgatgagataAAGGGCTATTCCAAGAAGACTGGACGACCCATGGTCAGGTTTTACGATGATGGCTCGATTATTGACGAGTGGAGAGCGCGCTCGCAAGAGGACGCAACTCCGTGGATGTTGCTCATGGAACCTTCCTTGCACCTGGGTTCTCGACTGCACAACGAAATTCTGAGTTTCTACCACTGGGTTAAACCGATGCAGTATGAGCAGATTGTCCGAGCGGATTTGATTACAAGGCTGCAGGTAGCATTCCAAAGTAGGTACTATGGTGTGCAACTTCGTCCGTTCGGCTCGTTCGCTTCAGGCTTGTATTTGCCCACTGCGGATATAGATCTTGTTCTGCTGTCATCAAATTTCATGCGCAATGGCATAAAGACTTTTGGTGAGCGTAAAGGGCAGATCTACGCTTTCGCGGCCTTTCTCAAAAATCTTGAAATCGCCGTTCCCAATTCAATAGAGACCATCGCGCATGCGCGCGTTCCGATTCTCAAGTTTGTGGACAAGATGACCGGCTTGCGGGTTGATCTGTCGTTTGACAATGATAGCGGGCTCATCGCCAACAACACATTTCAAAATTGGAAATCAGAATATCCGGCGATGCCCGTGATTGTCGCGGTGGTCAAGCAATTTCTGCTACTTCGTGGTCTTAATGAGGTCCCAACTGGTGGTCTGGGAGGGTTCTCCATAACCTGCCTCGTTAccagtcttcttcagcatCTACCACATGGCCACACAGCGCCTAATCTGGGCAGCATTCTCATGGATTTTTTCGAATTCTATGGCAACAACTTTGACTTCGAGAATGTTGGTATTCGCCTGAATCCGCCGGGTTATTTCAACAAG AGAGTGTACAAAGGGTTCCAAGGGAACAACGATGCTCGTTTATCAATCGAGGATCCCAACAACCCGGATAACGATGTGTCGGGTGGGACTCGGGAAATCCATCTGATCTTCAGGTCATTCTCAAGGGCATTCCAACTGCTTAAGGAACGTATGGTCTCCTCGGCGGTGTCTGGCGACACAAAAGCCAGCATTCTGCAAAGCATCATCGCTGCAAATTATGAGGAGTACACACAGCAGCGTGCACATCTACGTGCGGTGTTTGAGACCCATCCCAGATTCGCACAGTATCGTCGAGCTCCCACACCTCCCCCACCTCCCTCAGAgagtcctcctccacctcctgcCGACCTTGCTCCTCTGCCACCTAATTTGCCTGCTAAACCTCCTTCGGCGAAATACTCCAAAGCTCCTCCGGCACCAGCATCCAAGGACTCCAAGGGctcgaaggagaagatgaccAAGATGCAAAGAAAGCAGCAAGCATCGCGAGAACGGGCCGCTCGTCTTAGACGTTTGCGTCCCGATATACCTGCCATTCCAAACTCCATCAGTAATGAGCAAGCCTTGAGTCTAGGTGGTTATAAAACCCAATCTGAGATGGACAGAGATCTCGCAAgtcgagaaaaagaaaccaAATGA
- a CDS encoding D-arabinose 1-dehydrogenase (NAD(P)(+)) ARA2, with translation MGRPSVPLSADLPPLIMGTATFNSQYNQDPYALPTTELVHRALENGVRAFDTSPYYGPAEELLGRALATDYVRSNFPRHTYRLLTKVGRVAASSFDYSSRWVRYSVKRSLRRLHTDYLDVVYCHDVEFVSPEQVIEAIRELRRIRDTEGTIHYVGISGYPVDVLCNLAELVLRETGEPLDAVQSYANFTLQNTRLLTQGLPRLVAAGVDVIPNASPLGMGLLRRKGVPIGSMGDFHPAPDGLRKAIRSVSEWADAQGEKLEVIAIRFALESWLHDGAKAGALGPPLARSPGADPGFLSVAHMGTGERLGVSVMGVSNIEELNETLRVWRSIVDGLENQDDEGDTSEHARAAAIPTASQAPAILTPSEGVITDRAWSKSRRSRILSLAQGIRSILDPQWVDYTWPSPGPDFVNSLPTEHLALLEKLDIETAGSKTQNTDLGTGQQDEPMVTPPLDAADMQIPLGTAPSNLAL, from the coding sequence ATGGGGCGTCCCTCGGTCCCTCTGTCGGCGGATCTTCCGCCACTCATTATGGGCACCGCAACCTTCAATTCTCAGTACAACCAGGATCCATACGCCCTCCCCACGACGGAACTAGTTCATCGTGCTCTTGAGAACGGTGTCCGCGCTTTCGATACGTCCCCATACTACGGCCCAGCCGAGGAGCTTCTCGGTCGTGCTTTGGCTACTGACTACGTTCGCTCCAATTTCCCCCGTCATACATACCGATTGCTCACCAAAGTGGGCCGAGTGGCAGCCTCTTCCTTTGACTATTCTTCAAGATGGGTGAGGTACAGCGTGAAGCGCAGTTTGCGCCGCCTCCATACCGATTATCTGGATGTGGTCTATTGCCATGACGTTGAATTCGTGAGCCCCGAGCAGGTCATCGAGGCGATTCGAGAGTTGCGCCGCATTCGTGATACTGAAGGCACTATTCACTACGTTGGCATATCGGGATACCCTGTGGATGTACTGTGCAACCTTGCAGAATTGGTCTTGCGCGAGACAGGCGAGCCGCTCGACGCGGTGCAGTCATACGCCAATTTCACACTCCAGAATACCCGACTGCTGACCCAGGGTCTCCCTCGGCTAGTGGCCGCCGGCGTGGACGTGATTCCCAATGCGTCGCCATTAGGGATGGGCCTTCTACGGCGCAAGGGTGTGCCCATTGGAAGCATGGGCGACTTTCATCCCGCTCCAGACGGTCTTCGGAAAGCCATTCGCAGTGTGAGCGAGTGGGCCGATGCCCAAGGAGAGAAACTCGAAGTGATTGCGATCCGCTTCGCCCTCGAGTCATGGCTCCACGACGGTGCTAAGGCTGGAGCTCTAGGTCCGCCGCTTGCGCGGTCTCCCGGCGCTGATCCGGGATTCCTCTCTGTCGCCCACATGGGAACGGGCGAGCGGCTAGGCGTCAGCGTGATGGGTGTAAGCAACATAGAGGAACTGAACGAGACATTGCGCGTTTGGCGCAGCATTGTCGATGGACTGGAGAATCAGGACGACGAGGGAGACACCAGCGAACATGCTCGGGCCGCTGCTATACCTACCGCATCCCAAGCGCCAGCCATTCTCACGCCGTCTGAAGGAGTAATCACCGACCGTGCTTGGTCCAAGTCACGTCGCAGCCGCATTTTGTCCCTGGCTCAAGGCATCCGGTCCATTCTTGACCCGCAATGGGTGGATTATACATGGCCCAGCCCTGGCCCAGATTTTGTTAATTCGCTGCCCACGGAGCATCTTGCTCTCCTGGAAAAACTTGATATTGAAACGGCCGGTTCTAAAACTCAGAATACCGATTTGGGTACCGGACAACAGGACGAACCTATGGTAACACCTCCTTTGGACGCGGCGGACATGCAGATACCCCTTGGCACAGCGCCATCCAACCTTGCGTTATGA
- a CDS encoding import motor complex subunit PAM16, producing the protein MNRDWANSAAEIFTVHRLASGSICDSPNSLFELGALAHRLLTQVVVTGARVFGRAFAEAYKQASASSKYAQANKGKGGSSSTFASSGLTLEEACKILNVKPPAGGETNLEHVMERFKKLFDLNDPKKGGSFYLQSKILRARERIEMEIRQAERKAAQEKELREGWNPKVYKDR; encoded by the exons ATGAATCGCGACTGGGCCAATTCCGCCGCCGAAATTTTTACCGTTCACCGTCTGGCTTCAGGTTCCATCTGCGATTCTCCG AATTCTCTCTTCGAACTAGGTGCTTTA GCCCACCGTCTCCTTACCCAGGTCGTCGTCACGGGCGCTCGAGTTTTCGGTCGAGCCTTCGCAGAAGCTTACAAGCAGGCCTCCGCATCGTCCAAATACGCCCAGGCAAAtaagggaaagggaggaagcTCAAGCACATTTGCATCTTCCGGCTTGACACTCGAAGAGGCTTGCAAGATTCTCAACGTCAAGCCaccggctggaggagaaacgaATCTGGAACACGTGATGGAGCggttcaagaagctgttcGATCTGAATGATCCCAAAAAAGGCGGAAGCTTCTATCTGCAGAGCAAAATCTTGCGCGCTCGCGAGAGAATCGAGATGGAGATCCGACAAGCGGAGCGCAAAGCCGCACAGGAGAAAGAACTCCGGGAAGGCTGGAATCCCAAGGTGTACAAGGACCGGtga